A window from Streptomyces sp. NBC_00335 encodes these proteins:
- a CDS encoding endo-alpha-N-acetylgalactosaminidase family protein, whose amino-acid sequence MRPLRPTSLLCAAALGLGTTLVAAAVPATAAGTVTIASPALAVQVDTAFPRVVQYTDQATGAVLYGNEDPLTQVNLNGSAQTPAVTSAVSADHVDYTLAFTNGDTVKATLSVSGSTLTFAVTSIADSAVPITSLSIPQHNLVSVRSAQPGAAVETTRMNTNTTGTGDTFTTLTSGTTADGSPQGAMYAILNTGSLAASIATNSSYDNPSGQNAADSGRIQKQTVAKSGYRRAGLWSGDWLHRAAGAPGTEPLPYAKVVVTGDRNADSTVDWQDGAIAFRSIMTSPQGWQDTARRVVQRIPYNFASQATHPFLQTLDETKRVARATDGLGQFVLLKGYGSEGHDSAHPDYGLVGTRQGGATDLNTLVAAGAGYNADIGVHINDTEAYPVARTFDPTLLNNGGADKGWDYLDQSYHLNYRLDGTSGKRLARLQELKAVAPDLKFLYVDTWYGDGYTSQALAREINGLGYQLTTEFPDKFEDQSLWSHWANDLNYGGSNYKGVNSQVVRFIRNQQRDDWIAGHPLLGGGTLTAYEGWQGTKDFANFINTTFTTNLPTKYLQGFTIRKWAANRIDFDGGVSATLSGNTRTISKDGHPVLIGDTYLLPWNQSGESKLYHWSGAGGTSTWNVPASWAQNGTAKLYKLTDQGRVLVSDLPVTGGKVTVTAAAKTPYVVYPSAAPAQADAGFGEGGPVRDPGFTSGNLSKWTVAGAASVTRNAVGQSQLTVGQGATSVSQQLTGLAPGTYAASVYVSTATGRRATLAVTPAGGTEQSAYATSSPYTNNVGADEKNGSTMQRMRVLFDVPAGQSTATLALRADAAAGTAAFDDVRVVRTARSPQGGHTFAEDFENVDSGWYPFVVGSAGGSTADPRTHLAQLNAPYTQAGWNGKLIDDVLAGGNSLKSHEERPGLLYQTIPQTLRFEPGHQYKVTFKYQQSVAGDYAFTLGAGTGQVSSDTLPQARTTNTFTKTFTAGVDAWIGMRKLTAETSNADRDLVLDDLTVDDLGATTSSNLALNRPTTASSVQSADYPATAATDGSATSRWSSAFADPQWIQVDLGSVKNVNRVVLGWEVAHGRAYKVQLSDDGTTWRDVYSTTTSDGGTDDLTGLNGSGRHLRVTGTQRATGYGYSLWEVEAYS is encoded by the coding sequence ATGAGACCGCTCCGCCCCACGTCCCTCCTCTGCGCCGCCGCCCTGGGCCTCGGCACCACGCTGGTGGCCGCCGCGGTGCCGGCCACCGCCGCCGGGACCGTCACCATCGCCTCACCCGCCCTCGCCGTGCAGGTCGACACGGCCTTCCCCCGGGTCGTCCAGTACACCGACCAGGCCACCGGCGCCGTCCTCTACGGCAACGAGGACCCCCTCACCCAGGTGAACCTCAACGGCTCCGCGCAGACCCCGGCCGTGACCAGCGCCGTCTCGGCCGACCACGTCGACTACACGCTGGCCTTCACCAACGGGGACACGGTCAAGGCCACCCTGTCCGTCAGCGGCAGCACCCTCACCTTCGCCGTCACCTCGATCGCGGACAGCGCCGTACCCATCACCTCGCTGTCGATCCCGCAGCACAACCTGGTGTCGGTGCGCAGCGCCCAGCCCGGCGCCGCCGTCGAGACCACCCGCATGAACACCAACACCACCGGCACCGGCGACACCTTCACCACCCTCACCTCGGGCACGACGGCGGACGGCTCCCCGCAGGGGGCCATGTACGCGATCCTCAACACCGGTTCACTCGCCGCGTCGATCGCCACGAACTCCTCCTACGACAACCCGTCCGGCCAGAACGCGGCGGACAGCGGACGGATCCAGAAGCAGACCGTGGCCAAGTCCGGCTACCGCAGGGCCGGTCTGTGGAGCGGCGACTGGCTGCACCGGGCCGCCGGCGCGCCGGGCACCGAACCGCTGCCCTACGCCAAGGTGGTGGTGACCGGGGACCGCAACGCCGACTCCACCGTGGACTGGCAGGACGGAGCCATCGCCTTCCGCTCGATCATGACCAGCCCCCAGGGCTGGCAGGACACCGCCCGCCGAGTGGTGCAGCGCATCCCGTACAACTTCGCCTCCCAGGCCACGCACCCCTTCCTCCAGACCCTGGACGAGACCAAGCGTGTGGCCCGGGCCACCGACGGGCTCGGCCAGTTCGTCCTGCTCAAGGGCTACGGTTCCGAGGGCCACGACTCGGCCCACCCCGACTACGGGCTGGTCGGCACCCGGCAGGGCGGCGCCACCGACCTGAACACCCTCGTCGCGGCGGGCGCCGGCTACAACGCCGACATCGGCGTGCACATCAACGACACCGAGGCCTACCCGGTCGCCCGCACCTTCGACCCGACGCTCCTCAACAACGGCGGCGCCGACAAGGGATGGGACTACCTCGACCAGTCCTACCACCTCAACTACCGGCTGGACGGCACCAGCGGCAAACGCCTGGCCCGCCTGCAGGAACTCAAGGCGGTGGCACCGGACTTGAAGTTCCTCTACGTGGACACCTGGTACGGAGACGGCTACACCTCCCAGGCGCTGGCCCGCGAGATCAACGGCCTCGGCTACCAGCTCACCACCGAGTTCCCCGACAAGTTCGAGGACCAGTCCCTCTGGTCCCACTGGGCCAACGACCTCAACTACGGCGGCAGCAACTACAAGGGGGTCAACTCCCAGGTGGTGCGCTTCATCCGCAACCAGCAGCGTGACGACTGGATCGCCGGACACCCGCTGCTCGGCGGCGGCACCCTGACCGCCTACGAGGGCTGGCAGGGCACCAAGGACTTCGCGAACTTCATCAACACCACCTTCACCACCAACCTGCCCACCAAGTACCTCCAGGGCTTCACCATCCGCAAGTGGGCCGCGAACCGCATCGACTTCGACGGCGGAGTCAGCGCCACCCTGAGCGGCAACACCCGCACCATCAGCAAGGACGGCCATCCCGTCCTGATCGGCGACACCTACCTGCTCCCCTGGAACCAGAGCGGAGAGTCCAAGCTCTACCACTGGAGCGGCGCGGGCGGCACCTCCACCTGGAACGTGCCCGCCTCCTGGGCCCAGAACGGCACGGCAAAGCTGTACAAGCTCACCGACCAGGGCCGCGTCCTGGTCTCGGACCTCCCGGTGACCGGCGGCAAGGTCACCGTCACCGCCGCGGCGAAGACCCCCTACGTGGTCTACCCGTCCGCGGCGCCCGCCCAGGCGGACGCCGGATTCGGCGAGGGAGGCCCCGTCCGCGACCCGGGCTTCACCTCCGGAAACCTGTCGAAGTGGACGGTCGCCGGGGCCGCGTCCGTCACACGCAACGCGGTGGGCCAGTCGCAGCTGACCGTCGGGCAGGGCGCCACCTCCGTGTCGCAGCAGCTCACCGGCCTCGCGCCGGGCACCTACGCGGCGAGCGTGTACGTCTCCACCGCCACCGGACGCAGGGCCACCCTGGCCGTGACCCCGGCGGGAGGCACCGAGCAGAGTGCCTACGCCACGAGTTCCCCGTACACGAACAACGTCGGTGCGGACGAGAAGAACGGCAGCACCATGCAGCGGATGCGGGTGCTGTTCGACGTCCCGGCGGGGCAGTCCACCGCCACCCTGGCCCTGCGCGCCGACGCGGCGGCGGGAACGGCCGCTTTCGACGACGTGCGCGTGGTGCGCACGGCCCGCAGTCCGCAGGGCGGCCACACCTTCGCGGAGGACTTCGAGAACGTCGACTCCGGCTGGTACCCCTTCGTCGTGGGCTCGGCGGGCGGCAGTACGGCCGACCCGCGCACCCACCTGGCACAGCTCAACGCCCCGTACACGCAGGCCGGTTGGAACGGCAAGCTGATCGACGACGTGCTCGCCGGCGGCAACTCCCTGAAATCCCACGAGGAACGGCCCGGGCTGCTCTACCAGACCATCCCGCAGACCCTGCGCTTCGAGCCCGGCCACCAGTACAAGGTGACCTTCAAGTACCAGCAGTCGGTGGCCGGGGACTACGCCTTCACCCTGGGCGCCGGCACGGGGCAGGTCTCCTCCGACACGCTGCCGCAGGCCCGCACCACGAACACCTTCACCAAGACCTTCACGGCCGGGGTGGACGCCTGGATCGGCATGCGCAAGCTCACGGCCGAGACCTCCAACGCCGACCGGGACCTGGTCCTCGACGACCTCACCGTCGACGACCTGGGTGCCACGACCTCGTCCAACCTGGCCCTGAACAGGCCGACGACGGCCTCCTCCGTCCAGTCCGCGGACTACCCGGCGACGGCCGCCACCGACGGCAGCGCCACCAGCCGCTGGTCCTCGGCCTTCGCCGACCCGCAGTGGATCCAGGTCGACCTGGGGTCCGTGAAGAACGTGAACCGGGTGGTCCTGGGCTGGGAGGTCGCCCACGGCCGCGCGTACAAGGTCCAGCTGTCGGACGACGGCACCACCTGGAGGGACGTGTACTCCACCACCACGAGCGACGGGGGTACGGACGACCTGACCGGACTCAATGGCAGCGGACGCCACCTCCGGGTGACCGGCACCCAGCGGGCCACCGGCTACGGCTATTCGCTGTGGGAGGTCGAGGCCTACTCCTGA
- a CDS encoding glycosyltransferase family 2 protein — MTLSHLPQPPSDEELYWYFGPQRRWVLISTSLAFVFTAATMFTFALRTPALWAFLAVLGLNLVALVLSSVNSLRQRRLTRPSHEVLVRAWQPARLPGVDLYLPTCGEPLAILDNAYRAVSAVDWPGSLTTWVLDDADRPEVAALAASYGYEYVVRPDRGHLKKAGNLNHALTLSSAEFIAILDADFAPRPDFLRHLVPYLADPGVGIVQSPQCFDTDGTMGWVQRAAGSAQEWFFRWIQPSRDASDAAICCGSNAVYRRAAIDLAGGFARLDHSEDLYTGLALHAQGFRTVYVPVLVAKGTSPDEVTSFVNQQYRWAMGNLHLLTSPVLRGMGAPWRMRLCFYEGIVGYLAAAVNTFAAPLPPLVMMFWYPDDIRPWHVLPLLAPLWLWHVLLPRISRTRWRVEVIRANVLTSVAAATAFLHTLRGRSADWVPTGTRGPARSGGMARRVVGVSLIWLVLSNGAAGTGLALAVARNGWEPNWGLLLYFVVQCQINGPLVRDLIAELRPGTRSGRVRTAAESGPAPAGGRPRSLVRAFADRSRSGVLPRRWPETLAASAVLLLTGLLASGWVNPMLPWLS, encoded by the coding sequence ATGACCTTGTCTCACCTTCCGCAACCTCCTTCCGACGAAGAGCTCTACTGGTACTTCGGCCCGCAACGGCGCTGGGTCCTGATCAGCACCAGCCTCGCCTTCGTCTTCACCGCCGCGACCATGTTCACCTTCGCGCTGCGCACCCCGGCCCTGTGGGCCTTCCTCGCCGTCCTGGGGCTCAACCTGGTGGCCCTCGTGCTCTCCTCGGTGAACAGCCTGCGCCAGCGCAGGCTGACCCGGCCCTCCCACGAGGTGCTCGTACGCGCCTGGCAGCCCGCCCGACTGCCGGGAGTGGACCTCTACTTGCCGACCTGCGGGGAGCCGCTCGCCATCCTGGACAACGCCTACCGCGCGGTCTCGGCCGTCGACTGGCCCGGCTCACTCACCACTTGGGTCCTGGACGACGCCGACCGGCCCGAAGTCGCCGCACTGGCGGCCTCGTACGGGTACGAGTACGTCGTACGGCCCGACCGGGGACACCTGAAGAAGGCCGGGAACCTCAATCACGCACTGACCCTGAGCAGTGCCGAGTTCATCGCCATCCTCGACGCCGACTTCGCACCCCGGCCGGACTTCCTGCGCCATCTCGTGCCCTATCTGGCCGACCCGGGCGTCGGGATCGTGCAGAGCCCGCAGTGCTTCGACACCGACGGCACCATGGGCTGGGTCCAGCGGGCCGCGGGCTCCGCCCAGGAGTGGTTCTTCCGCTGGATCCAGCCCTCCCGCGACGCCAGCGACGCCGCCATCTGCTGCGGCAGCAACGCCGTCTACCGGCGCGCCGCCATCGACCTGGCCGGCGGCTTCGCCCGCCTCGACCACAGCGAGGACCTGTACACCGGCCTCGCCCTGCACGCCCAGGGGTTCCGCACCGTGTACGTGCCGGTGCTGGTCGCCAAGGGCACCTCCCCCGACGAGGTCACCTCCTTCGTCAACCAGCAGTACCGGTGGGCGATGGGCAACCTCCACCTGCTCACCTCGCCCGTCCTGCGGGGCATGGGCGCGCCCTGGCGGATGCGGCTGTGCTTCTACGAGGGCATCGTCGGCTACCTGGCCGCCGCCGTGAACACCTTCGCGGCGCCGCTGCCGCCCCTGGTGATGATGTTCTGGTACCCGGACGACATCCGGCCCTGGCACGTGCTGCCGCTGCTCGCCCCGCTGTGGCTCTGGCACGTGCTGCTGCCGCGGATCAGCCGGACCCGCTGGCGGGTGGAAGTGATCCGGGCGAACGTCCTGACGAGCGTCGCCGCCGCCACCGCCTTCCTGCACACGCTGCGCGGCCGCAGCGCCGACTGGGTGCCCACCGGCACCCGGGGCCCCGCACGTTCCGGCGGGATGGCCCGCCGGGTGGTGGGCGTCTCGCTGATCTGGCTGGTCCTGTCCAACGGCGCGGCCGGGACGGGCCTGGCGCTGGCCGTGGCCCGCAACGGCTGGGAGCCCAACTGGGGTCTGCTCCTCTACTTCGTGGTGCAGTGCCAGATCAACGGCCCGCTGGTCCGCGACCTGATCGCCGAGCTGCGTCCGGGGACGCGCTCCGGGCGGGTGCGGACCGCCGCGGAGTCCGGCCCGGCTCCGGCCGGCGGCCGCCCGCGCAGCCTCGTACGGGCCTTCGCCGACCGCTCCCGCAGCGGCGTCCTGCCACGCCGCTGGCCCGAGACCCTCGCCGCCTCGGCGGTGCTCCTGCTCACCGGCCTGCTGGCATCCGGGTGGGTCAACCCCATGCTTCCCTGGCTGAGTTGA
- a CDS encoding collagenase: MRSSPTTKGRARPLIAALACSLGLTMLAPAGQALAREPKPASPAPAFKSGAAPQPSTPAATAAALRAEHAARPDADLSERAPLRSTKEAARTEQRSSKAMLAPGAAASAEALAAACNVADFTSKTGAALVSQIKASEMDCVNSLFLLKGNDAQAAFREAQMVSVADALRTASATYPGDNSTKTGQLVLFLRAGYYVQWYNESTVGTYGPALKSSIRGALDTFFAAPRAADVTEANGATLAESVILIDSAQENARYLGVAKRMLTGYNSSYNSSYSMVAAVNNAYTVLFRGHQTAEFLPAVQADPSILTVLRDFAVTHDALLGTDKSYLPANAGRELGRFLQHSALQATVRPLVKQLLDRTSITGRTSSLWVPLAEMTASYDAANCSFYGTCDLPARVRAAVLTVNHTCSPSLRIVAQQMTAAELGASCTSLANQDAFFHNVVKDGGPVANDKNTALEVVAFDSSADYQSYAGVIFGISTDNGGMYLEGDPSVTGNQPRFIAYEAEWVRPEFQIWNLNHEYTHYLDGRFDMYGDFDAGMTTPTVMWVEGLAEYISYSYRGVTYDRAVTEAGKNSYKLSTLFDTTYDNSDSTRVYQWGYLAVRYLVQSHPQDVATLLGHYRTGNWAAARTLLTSTIGTRYDADFAAWLVKCAAGDCGGPTTPPVNQAPVAGFTAAVNALAVTFTDTSTDADGTIASRAWDFGDGTTSTSANPAKTYTTAGTYAVKLTVTDNKGASATTSKAVTVGSAGPGECTSPDVRVLGDDCRRSNVSATTGNYGYFYLDVPAGTGSLKISVSGGTGNADLYYSPTGWATTSNYTARSAQAGNTESLTVNNPAAGRVYISLHAVQGFAGVTVSTRFGTAQVECPGTDVRVLGADCSRSNVSATAGNHRYFYVHVPAGTASLKITVSGGTGNADLYYSPTTWATTSNYTARSAQSGNTESLTINNPPAGYLYVSLHAAQDFAGATVSSRF, translated from the coding sequence ATGCGTAGTTCCCCCACCACGAAGGGCCGTGCCCGGCCCCTCATAGCCGCTCTGGCCTGCAGTCTGGGCCTGACGATGCTCGCCCCCGCCGGCCAGGCCCTCGCGCGCGAACCGAAGCCCGCCTCGCCCGCTCCGGCCTTCAAGTCCGGCGCCGCCCCGCAGCCCTCGACCCCGGCCGCCACGGCGGCCGCGCTCCGGGCCGAGCACGCCGCACGTCCGGACGCGGACCTGTCCGAGCGCGCCCCGCTCCGGTCCACGAAGGAGGCCGCGCGCACCGAACAGCGGTCGTCCAAGGCGATGCTGGCGCCCGGCGCCGCTGCCTCCGCCGAGGCCCTCGCCGCGGCCTGCAACGTCGCGGACTTCACCTCGAAGACCGGAGCCGCGCTGGTCAGCCAGATCAAGGCCTCCGAGATGGACTGCGTGAACTCGCTGTTCCTGCTCAAGGGCAACGACGCGCAGGCCGCCTTCCGCGAGGCGCAGATGGTCTCGGTGGCCGATGCCCTGCGCACCGCCTCCGCCACCTACCCGGGCGACAACAGCACCAAGACCGGGCAGCTCGTACTCTTCCTGCGTGCCGGGTACTACGTGCAGTGGTACAACGAGTCCACCGTCGGCACCTACGGGCCGGCCCTCAAGAGCTCGATCCGGGGCGCCCTGGACACCTTCTTCGCCGCTCCGCGCGCGGCCGACGTGACCGAAGCCAACGGCGCGACCCTGGCCGAGTCGGTCATCCTGATCGACAGCGCCCAGGAGAACGCCCGCTACCTCGGCGTGGCCAAGCGGATGCTGACCGGCTACAACTCCTCCTACAACAGCTCCTATTCGATGGTCGCGGCGGTCAACAACGCCTACACCGTGCTGTTCCGCGGCCACCAGACCGCCGAGTTCCTGCCCGCCGTCCAGGCCGACCCCAGCATCCTCACGGTGCTGCGCGACTTCGCCGTCACGCACGACGCCCTGCTGGGCACGGACAAGAGCTACCTGCCGGCCAACGCCGGCCGGGAGCTGGGCCGTTTCCTCCAGCACTCGGCGCTCCAGGCGACCGTACGGCCGCTCGTCAAGCAGCTGCTGGACCGCACCTCGATCACCGGACGCACCTCCTCCCTCTGGGTGCCGCTCGCCGAGATGACCGCCTCGTACGACGCGGCCAACTGCTCCTTCTACGGGACCTGCGACCTGCCGGCGCGGGTGCGTGCGGCCGTCCTGACGGTCAACCACACCTGTAGCCCGAGCCTGCGGATCGTCGCGCAGCAGATGACCGCCGCCGAGCTCGGCGCGAGCTGCACCAGCCTGGCCAACCAGGACGCCTTCTTCCACAACGTGGTCAAGGACGGCGGCCCGGTCGCGAACGACAAGAACACCGCGCTCGAAGTGGTGGCCTTCGACTCCAGCGCCGACTACCAGTCCTACGCCGGTGTCATCTTCGGGATCAGCACCGACAACGGCGGCATGTACCTGGAGGGCGACCCCTCGGTCACCGGGAACCAGCCGCGCTTCATCGCCTACGAGGCGGAGTGGGTCCGGCCGGAGTTCCAGATCTGGAACCTCAACCACGAGTACACCCACTACCTCGACGGCCGCTTCGACATGTACGGCGACTTCGACGCGGGGATGACCACCCCGACCGTGATGTGGGTCGAGGGCCTGGCCGAGTACATCTCGTACTCCTACCGGGGCGTCACCTACGACCGTGCCGTCACCGAGGCGGGCAAGAACTCCTACAAGCTCAGCACGCTGTTCGACACCACCTACGACAACTCCGACTCCACCCGCGTCTACCAGTGGGGCTACCTGGCGGTGCGCTACCTGGTCCAGTCGCACCCGCAGGACGTGGCGACGCTCCTCGGCCACTACCGCACCGGCAACTGGGCGGCCGCCCGCACCCTGCTCACCTCCACCATCGGCACCCGCTACGACGCGGACTTCGCCGCCTGGCTGGTCAAGTGCGCGGCCGGAGACTGCGGCGGCCCCACCACCCCGCCGGTCAACCAGGCCCCGGTGGCCGGGTTCACCGCCGCCGTGAACGCCCTCGCGGTCACCTTCACCGACACCTCCACGGACGCGGACGGCACCATCGCCTCCCGCGCCTGGGACTTCGGTGACGGCACCACCTCCACCTCCGCCAACCCGGCCAAGACCTACACCACGGCCGGTACGTACGCGGTCAAGCTCACCGTCACCGACAACAAGGGCGCCAGCGCCACCACCTCCAAGGCGGTCACCGTCGGCAGCGCCGGGCCCGGCGAATGCACCAGCCCCGACGTCCGGGTGCTGGGTGACGACTGCCGCCGCTCCAACGTCTCCGCCACGACCGGCAACTACGGGTACTTCTACCTGGACGTCCCGGCCGGCACCGGATCCCTCAAGATCTCCGTCTCGGGCGGCACCGGCAACGCCGACCTCTACTACAGCCCCACGGGCTGGGCCACCACCAGCAACTACACCGCCCGCTCGGCCCAGGCCGGCAACACCGAGTCCCTCACCGTCAACAACCCCGCGGCCGGCCGCGTCTACATCAGCCTGCATGCCGTCCAGGGCTTCGCGGGCGTCACCGTCTCGACCCGGTTCGGGACGGCCCAGGTGGAGTGCCCGGGCACCGACGTCCGAGTACTGGGCGCCGACTGCAGCCGCTCCAACGTCTCCGCGACCGCCGGGAACCACCGCTACTTCTACGTGCACGTCCCCGCCGGCACGGCCTCCCTCAAGATCACCGTCTCCGGCGGCACCGGCAACGCCGACCTCTACTACAGCCCCACCACCTGGGCCACCACGAGCAACTACACCGCCCGCTCGGCCCAGAGCGGCAACACCGAGTCCCTCACCATCAACAACCCGCCGGCCGGCTACCTCTACGTCAGCCTGCACGCCGCCCAGGACTTCGCCGGAGCCACCGTCTCCAGCCGCTTCTGA
- a CDS encoding ROK family transcriptional regulator, translated as MRTDPRSTQRSDDGGGRGDAGIGPVVINGPARPAGRASIRRANLGLVLRLLRDAGPRSRARIADDAGLPRPTVTGLVTELIELGLVCEGDAERDGSVGRPGQSVRIDGRALCGIGLEINVDYLAAVALTLGGDTVFERRVAMDVRGAGPEAVLDCAAELVREALGVLDAAAIATAGVTVAAPGVVDIAAGTVVYAANIDWHDVEAVSGIRARLGRGAPPLRLENDAKLGAVAEYLEASAAGIHDLIYVTGETGVGGGIISGGRLHRGAAGFAGEIGHMPLDPGGALCACGRRGCWETMVGLTALLRHAAAPEDPVHDPSLDLEARLTDLQARAAAGDARTLEALDRVADGLGLGLALLADVLNPRAVVLGGYFTYFGDRLAPRVERLMAERVMAPDTGGCRLLLSTLGFTAPARGGALLALDPVYEDPAQTVATATGA; from the coding sequence GTGAGGACTGATCCACGAAGCACGCAGCGCAGCGACGACGGGGGCGGGCGGGGTGACGCCGGCATCGGACCCGTCGTGATCAACGGCCCGGCCAGGCCGGCCGGGAGGGCCTCCATCCGCCGCGCCAACCTCGGTCTCGTACTGCGCCTCCTGCGCGACGCCGGACCGCGCTCACGCGCGCGGATCGCCGATGACGCGGGGCTGCCGAGGCCCACGGTCACCGGGCTGGTCACCGAGCTCATCGAGCTCGGCCTGGTGTGCGAGGGGGACGCGGAACGGGACGGCTCGGTGGGCCGCCCGGGCCAGAGCGTCCGGATCGACGGGCGCGCCCTGTGCGGGATCGGCCTGGAGATCAACGTCGACTACCTGGCCGCCGTTGCCCTCACCCTGGGCGGGGACACCGTCTTCGAACGGCGGGTCGCCATGGACGTCCGCGGCGCCGGACCCGAGGCCGTCCTGGACTGCGCCGCCGAGCTGGTCCGTGAGGCCCTCGGCGTCCTCGACGCCGCCGCGATCGCCACGGCCGGGGTCACCGTCGCCGCCCCCGGGGTCGTCGACATCGCCGCGGGCACCGTCGTCTACGCCGCGAACATCGACTGGCACGACGTGGAGGCGGTCAGCGGGATCCGCGCCCGCCTGGGGCGCGGGGCTCCCCCGCTGCGCCTGGAGAACGACGCCAAACTCGGCGCGGTGGCGGAGTACTTGGAGGCCTCCGCGGCCGGCATCCACGACCTGATCTACGTCACCGGCGAGACGGGCGTGGGCGGCGGCATCATCAGCGGTGGCCGCCTCCACCGCGGCGCCGCCGGCTTCGCCGGGGAGATCGGCCACATGCCGCTCGACCCGGGCGGCGCGCTCTGCGCCTGCGGGCGCCGGGGCTGCTGGGAGACCATGGTCGGCCTCACGGCCCTGCTGCGGCACGCCGCCGCCCCCGAGGATCCCGTACACGACCCCTCCCTCGACCTGGAGGCGCGGCTCACGGACCTCCAGGCACGGGCGGCCGCCGGGGACGCCCGCACCCTGGAGGCCCTGGACCGGGTCGCGGACGGGCTCGGCCTCGGGCTGGCACTGCTGGCGGACGTCCTGAACCCGCGCGCGGTCGTGCTCGGCGGGTACTTCACCTACTTCGGCGACCGGCTCGCCCCGCGGGTGGAGCGGCTGATGGCCGAACGCGTGATGGCCCCGGACACGGGCGGCTGCCGTCTCCTGCTGTCCACCCTCGGCTTCACCGCCCCGGCCCGCGGCGGTGCGCTGCTGGCCCTCGACCCGGTGTACGAGGACCCGGCGCAGACCGTGGCGACGGCCACGGGGGCCTGA
- a CDS encoding serine hydrolase domain-containing protein: MRRTRTVLLCIAGLMGAALPAGTAAGVEPAAPAPGACVNSPGTAQGDALKVRTIAQQAQREFGLNSVVLRVSSDGREVLTTALGDSMTGVPAEPAMKFRTGSVAIVYMGAVLLQLVDEGKASLDDPVSRWLPDVPHGSEITLRMLGSSTSGLHDYVTDPAFLAELEAKPFRAWTSAEVIGIATDKPLLYKPGTNWSYSHANFNLLGEALEKISGLPLDRLLKERVYGPLGLSGTSNQATPQIPEPVLHAFTSERGTYEESTFWNPSWTTTPGAVLVQNICDLDRSARAVGTGELLSAKSFKTQLDPGTIGLGHPTASCPDTVCLLTNTEAHHFGLGVIVVNGWILTNPSFSGYAAIQAYLPAEKLAISVTVTQGPKSPEGNSAQTIAERISAALAPGHELKMR, translated from the coding sequence GTGAGGCGTACTCGTACGGTCTTGCTGTGCATCGCCGGTCTGATGGGCGCGGCCCTTCCGGCGGGGACGGCCGCTGGCGTGGAGCCGGCCGCCCCGGCTCCGGGGGCATGCGTGAACTCACCCGGCACCGCCCAGGGCGACGCGCTCAAGGTCCGCACCATCGCGCAGCAGGCCCAGCGGGAGTTCGGCCTGAACTCGGTGGTGCTGCGCGTGTCCTCCGACGGCCGCGAGGTGCTCACCACGGCCCTCGGGGATTCGATGACGGGAGTCCCGGCCGAGCCGGCGATGAAGTTCCGTACGGGGTCCGTGGCCATCGTCTACATGGGCGCCGTCCTGCTCCAACTCGTGGACGAGGGCAAAGCCTCGCTCGACGACCCCGTGTCCCGCTGGCTCCCGGACGTGCCGCACGGATCGGAGATCACCCTGCGCATGCTGGGCAGTTCCACGTCCGGCCTGCACGACTACGTCACCGACCCGGCGTTCCTCGCGGAGTTGGAGGCCAAACCGTTCCGCGCGTGGACGTCGGCCGAGGTCATCGGCATCGCGACGGACAAGCCGCTGCTCTACAAGCCGGGCACCAACTGGAGCTACTCGCACGCCAACTTCAACCTGCTCGGCGAGGCACTGGAGAAGATCAGCGGCCTCCCGCTGGACCGGTTGCTGAAGGAGCGCGTGTACGGACCGCTCGGGCTGAGCGGGACCAGCAACCAGGCCACCCCACAGATCCCGGAACCGGTCCTGCACGCCTTCACCTCAGAGCGCGGCACCTACGAGGAATCCACCTTCTGGAACCCCTCGTGGACCACCACTCCCGGTGCGGTCCTCGTCCAGAACATCTGTGACCTGGACCGGTCCGCGCGAGCCGTCGGGACCGGGGAGCTGCTGTCGGCGAAGTCCTTCAAGACCCAGCTCGACCCGGGCACCATCGGCCTCGGCCACCCGACGGCCTCCTGCCCGGACACCGTCTGCCTCCTGACCAACACGGAGGCCCACCACTTCGGCCTCGGCGTGATCGTCGTCAACGGCTGGATCCTGACGAACCCGTCCTTCTCCGGCTACGCCGCCATCCAGGCCTACTTGCCCGCGGAGAAGCTCGCCATCTCCGTCACCGTGACCCAGGGCCCCAAGAGTCCCGAGGGCAACTCGGCCCAGACCATAGCCGAACGCATCTCCGCGGCCCTCGCCCCCGGACACGAGCTCAAGATGCGCTGA